The genomic window TGTTAGATGTTAACTTTGTCGACTCCTTTGAGATGTTTTTCCAGGAAACTTTTGGAAGTGTGTTATCAATTGAGGTGCCATCATGAAATCAGAAATTGGTGATTATATTCCCGTTGTTAGCATTGAATTTGAGTCTCTGGATGCAGTAATCAAATTTTACAACACCTACGCGAGAAGAGTTGGCTTTGACCGGAGAAACAGGAGTTCGAAAAAGAACACCGATGGGGTTGTATACTATGTTATGCTTGTCTGCAACCAGGAGGGCAGAGCCAAATCAAAGGTTGATGAAACGAGAAAGACCTATCCAAAAGGACCTACAGGGTGTAAAGCTAGGATGATTGCCTCTTCTGATGTTGGCGGTAGTTGGATTGTTAGGGTAGTTAAACTCGAATACTATCATGATCTGAACTACACTAATTCGAGGTTATTGAAGAGAAATAATGTTATTTCTATGCATGTTAAAGGGAGTTGCCAAATTGATTCTTAAGCCGGCATTCGAGCATGTAAAATATTTCAGAAGCTGCTTAATCATGTCGGCGGGCC from Arachis ipaensis cultivar K30076 chromosome B09, Araip1.1, whole genome shotgun sequence includes these protein-coding regions:
- the LOC107615813 gene encoding protein FAR1-RELATED SEQUENCE 5-like, coding for MKSEIGDYIPVVSIEFESLDAVIKFYNTYARRVGFDRRNRSSKKNTDGVVYYVMLVCNQEGRAKSKVDETRKTYPKGPTGCKARMIASSDVGGSWIVRVVKLEYYHDLNYTNSRLLKRNNVISMHVKGSCQIDS